From one Bacteroides intestinalis DSM 17393 genomic stretch:
- a CDS encoding polysaccharide lyase family 8 super-sandwich domain-containing protein — translation MIRYVFVLLLFIFIFTLGLKADDLSIIRQKYIESILYKNKSEQQLIRLMCQTSHEKIVGDQMVVELMERCPIEVGYVRQLLSDLSEEGSWSDLDFTNSKAASWLPRIHAARVLELTKVYSNPEHDFYKSAEVAEAIHKAIGYWFRMKPIAANWWYNEIGIPKVLGAVFILFEDQLSTEEKKHAIEVMSQAKIGMTAQNKVWLAGNVLVKGLLLNDLQLVWKARNVINDEIKMAYGKSEGIKVDYSFHQHGPQQQVGNYGAAYLATMSFWAYILDDTSLALDEERFQIITNYTNEGVRRILWKNKMDVNNLGRQLYKQAQRNKAFSSLFSANMLAQVNSKDSNTYQLLIDENLGNTPTSLLGQYHFWKSDMTIHRCPTWMASVRMASDRVIGTESGTDNVKGYYLADGALYTYVDGDEYTDVFPCWDWRKVPGVTCYQEDKAVHVMGWLEKQNKGSFVGNVNDGVIGLTSMDLVRDGLYARKTWIFTPDYILCLGAGIRSDSSYQVNTSVEQAVLRDDLLHLHKGKWEVVKDLNFSCENPQRFFHRQTGYILLEGKGRMFSEHRTNFWNDIMKIYPKSELQTKDVFTIYIDHGILPQNDSYQYIILPATTPKQVQRVDLSSFKIISNTSQCQAVQLDQDTYLLALYEAGSISLSGKLKFESDKKGLFILHTYKKGWKVYASDPTQTEAFMEVTFNGDKRKIKLPEGEYKGTVAISSK, via the coding sequence ATGATACGCTATGTTTTTGTACTTTTACTTTTCATTTTCATTTTTACTTTGGGATTGAAAGCCGATGATTTATCCATCATCAGGCAGAAGTATATAGAAAGTATATTGTATAAAAACAAATCAGAACAGCAGCTAATACGGCTGATGTGTCAGACTTCGCATGAAAAGATCGTCGGTGATCAGATGGTTGTAGAATTGATGGAACGTTGCCCGATAGAAGTCGGGTACGTTCGTCAATTATTATCAGACTTGAGTGAGGAGGGTAGTTGGAGTGACCTTGATTTTACTAATAGCAAGGCTGCCAGCTGGCTTCCGCGGATCCATGCAGCCCGTGTGCTTGAGCTGACTAAAGTTTATAGTAATCCGGAGCATGATTTTTATAAATCGGCTGAGGTTGCAGAGGCTATCCATAAAGCCATAGGCTATTGGTTTCGAATGAAGCCGATAGCTGCCAATTGGTGGTATAATGAAATTGGTATACCTAAAGTACTGGGAGCTGTGTTTATCTTATTTGAAGATCAATTGTCGACGGAAGAAAAGAAACACGCTATAGAAGTGATGAGTCAGGCAAAGATAGGGATGACAGCTCAAAATAAGGTTTGGTTAGCCGGCAATGTGTTGGTGAAAGGTTTGTTGCTGAATGACCTTCAACTAGTGTGGAAAGCAAGGAATGTTATAAACGATGAGATCAAGATGGCTTATGGTAAATCAGAAGGAATTAAGGTTGATTATAGTTTTCATCAACATGGACCTCAACAGCAGGTCGGGAATTATGGTGCAGCTTATTTGGCTACTATGAGTTTCTGGGCATATATTCTTGATGACACTTCGTTGGCATTGGATGAGGAGCGTTTTCAGATTATAACTAACTATACTAATGAAGGTGTACGGAGAATTCTGTGGAAAAACAAGATGGATGTAAATAATCTCGGAAGACAGCTTTACAAGCAGGCACAGCGAAACAAAGCTTTTTCGAGTTTGTTCTCTGCCAATATGTTGGCGCAGGTGAATAGTAAAGACAGTAATACCTATCAGCTCTTGATTGATGAAAACCTTGGTAATACTCCAACTTCGTTGTTAGGGCAGTATCATTTCTGGAAATCAGATATGACAATCCATCGTTGTCCCACTTGGATGGCATCTGTGAGGATGGCATCGGACAGGGTGATTGGTACAGAGTCGGGCACTGATAATGTAAAGGGGTATTATCTGGCAGACGGTGCTCTCTATACTTATGTGGATGGTGATGAGTATACGGATGTATTTCCTTGTTGGGATTGGCGTAAAGTGCCTGGTGTAACTTGCTATCAAGAAGATAAGGCTGTCCATGTGATGGGATGGCTTGAAAAGCAAAATAAAGGTTCGTTCGTAGGAAATGTGAATGATGGCGTTATTGGTCTTACCTCGATGGATTTAGTAAGGGATGGGCTTTATGCTAGAAAAACATGGATTTTTACACCGGATTATATCTTGTGTTTAGGAGCGGGCATTCGTTCGGATAGCAGTTATCAGGTGAATACTTCTGTAGAGCAGGCTGTGCTGAGAGATGATTTACTACATCTGCATAAAGGGAAGTGGGAGGTTGTGAAGGATTTGAATTTTTCTTGTGAGAATCCCCAGCGCTTCTTTCATCGTCAGACCGGATATATTTTACTGGAAGGTAAAGGGCGTATGTTTTCTGAACATCGTACGAATTTCTGGAATGATATCATGAAGATATATCCTAAAAGTGAATTGCAGACAAAAGATGTATTTACTATCTATATAGATCATGGGATTCTTCCACAAAATGATTCATATCAGTACATAATATTGCCGGCTACCACTCCTAAGCAAGTACAACGCGTTGATTTATCTTCATTCAAAATAATCAGTAATACTAGTCAATGTCAGGCTGTCCAACTGGATCAAGATACATATTTACTTGCATTGTATGAAGCCGGAAGTATTTCCTTGTCCGGTAAACTAAAGTTTGAAAGTGATAAAAAAGGGCTTTTCATTCTGCATACTTATAAGAAGGGGTGGAAAGTATATGCTTCGGACCCAACTCAGACAGAAGCATTTATGGAGGTGACATTTAATGGGGACAAGAGAAAAATCAAATTGCCCGAAGGCGAATATAAGGGAACTGTTGCCATATCCTCCAAATAA
- a CDS encoding glycoside hydrolase family 97 protein, with translation MRRFCLTLTFLSAFLSFSIAQKQYQLKSPNGKLELSIEAGDKICYSLKHANTAIIVSSPISMSLSNNKILGVKSKVKNVRRRVVDENITTAIYKRSEIRNRCNELSLTFRDGFQLEFRAYDEGVAYRFIVTENKPFNVIAEEATFNFDDDYMTYIPYVRGGKNKKVEAQFFNSFENVYTHVNLSEMGTNQLAFTPVVVELKDGKKLCIAESDVESYPGMFVRNANQSNSLKGVFAPYPKETIQGGHNKLQKLVTAREDYIAKCSGRRSFPWRIAIVSSDDKELLDNDMVYKLAAPSRLEDTSWIKPGKVAWEWWNSCGLSGVDFKAGVNNVTYKAYIDFASKHGIEYVILDEGWAVNLKADLFQVVPEIDLKELVAYADSKHVGLILWAGYYAFERDLERICKHYSELGIKGFKVDFMDRDDQAMVDFHYRGAEIAAKYHLMLDYHGTYKPTGMNRTYPNVINFEGVHGLEQLKFSGSEKVDQVTYDVTMPFIRMIAGPVDYTQGAMKNGNKRNFRAVNEEPMSMGTRCRQLAEYVIFEAPLSMLCDSPVLYERESECTSYISDIPTVWDETKALNGKIGEYISMARRKGDVWYVGALTNWKKRTMKFDLSFLGEGEWTIELYKDGINADKIASDYRKSVIFVPQNRKLTVNLAEGGGCAMKIYKK, from the coding sequence ATGAGAAGATTTTGTCTGACACTTACATTTCTGAGTGCATTCCTGAGTTTTAGTATAGCTCAGAAACAATATCAGTTAAAGTCACCGAATGGTAAGCTTGAATTAAGTATCGAAGCCGGTGATAAAATTTGTTATTCCTTAAAACATGCAAATACTGCGATTATTGTCTCTTCGCCTATTTCTATGTCATTAAGCAATAATAAAATATTAGGCGTGAAGTCTAAAGTTAAGAATGTACGTAGGCGTGTGGTTGATGAGAATATCACTACTGCCATCTACAAACGGAGTGAGATAAGAAATCGTTGTAATGAGCTGTCTCTTACTTTCAGGGACGGATTCCAATTAGAATTCAGAGCCTATGATGAAGGAGTTGCATATCGCTTCATCGTTACGGAAAATAAACCTTTTAATGTAATAGCTGAAGAAGCTACATTTAATTTTGACGATGATTATATGACGTATATTCCTTATGTGAGAGGAGGAAAGAATAAAAAGGTGGAAGCCCAGTTCTTCAATTCTTTTGAGAATGTCTATACACATGTCAATCTAAGTGAAATGGGTACTAATCAATTGGCTTTTACTCCGGTTGTTGTGGAATTGAAAGATGGAAAGAAGCTTTGTATTGCAGAATCAGACGTGGAGAGTTATCCCGGCATGTTTGTTCGCAATGCGAATCAGTCTAATTCTTTGAAAGGTGTTTTTGCTCCGTATCCGAAAGAAACGATACAAGGTGGACATAATAAATTGCAAAAGCTGGTTACTGCAAGAGAAGATTATATTGCGAAGTGCTCCGGCAGACGAAGTTTTCCCTGGCGCATTGCTATTGTATCTTCTGATGATAAAGAACTCCTTGATAATGATATGGTTTATAAACTGGCTGCTCCCTCCCGATTGGAAGATACTTCATGGATTAAACCTGGAAAGGTGGCTTGGGAATGGTGGAACAGTTGCGGGTTGTCCGGTGTAGATTTCAAGGCTGGTGTGAACAATGTTACCTATAAAGCATATATTGATTTTGCTTCTAAGCATGGTATTGAGTACGTGATTTTGGATGAGGGCTGGGCCGTAAATCTAAAAGCTGATTTATTTCAGGTTGTGCCGGAAATAGATTTGAAAGAGTTGGTTGCTTATGCTGATTCTAAACATGTAGGGCTGATCTTGTGGGCCGGTTACTATGCTTTTGAACGTGATTTGGAAAGAATCTGCAAGCATTATTCAGAATTGGGCATTAAGGGCTTCAAGGTAGACTTCATGGACCGTGACGACCAGGCAATGGTTGATTTTCACTATCGTGGGGCTGAGATAGCTGCAAAATACCATTTAATGTTAGATTATCATGGCACTTATAAACCGACAGGAATGAATCGTACTTATCCGAATGTGATTAATTTTGAAGGCGTACATGGCTTGGAGCAGTTGAAGTTCTCTGGCAGTGAGAAGGTGGATCAGGTTACCTATGATGTGACTATGCCTTTTATTCGTATGATAGCGGGACCTGTAGATTATACCCAGGGTGCAATGAAAAATGGCAATAAACGTAATTTTCGCGCTGTTAATGAAGAACCTATGAGTATGGGAACTCGTTGCCGCCAGCTGGCTGAATATGTAATATTTGAGGCTCCGCTATCCATGTTGTGTGATAGTCCTGTTCTCTATGAACGTGAATCTGAGTGTACCTCTTATATTTCAGATATTCCGACAGTATGGGATGAAACAAAAGCCTTGAATGGAAAAATAGGAGAATATATCTCAATGGCTCGTCGTAAAGGAGATGTTTGGTATGTGGGAGCGCTGACTAATTGGAAAAAGCGTACAATGAAATTTGATTTGTCATTTCTGGGTGAAGGGGAATGGACAATTGAACTTTATAAAGATGGTATAAATGCAGATAAGATAGCTTCTGATTATCGGAAGTCTGTTATCTTTGTTCCCCAAAATCGTAAGCTAACGGTGAATTTGGCAGAAGGGGGCGGATGTGCAATGAAAATTTATAAAAAGTAA
- a CDS encoding glycoside hydrolase family 3 N-terminal domain-containing protein — translation MKKNSLLCAIILGIMATSLSAQTRKKDYTHQVDSVLNLMTLEEKVGQMIQYSNNKLLTGPSLDSRNHTEEIKRGEVGSIFNILTVERARQYQDLAMQSRLRIPLIFGLDVVHGMRTIFPIPMAEAASFNLELIKKTASVAAAETSAHGIHWTFAPMVDISRDARWGRSMEGAGEDPWYGSQVAKARVEGFQGTNYNDRNTVLACAKHFAAYGAAVAGKDYAEADISEHTLQQVYLPPFRAAVEAGVGTFMNAFNEINGIPATAHKPLLRDVLKGEWGFTGFVVSDWGSVSEIAKHRMAKDNKDAGRLAAIAGCDMDMHSMTYARHLVDLVKEGAVDITLIDDAVKRILTVKFELGLFDDPYRYNYREKEIGDKKVNAVHRKVAREAGAGSIVLLKNQNVLPIASTVRNIALIGPLNKANKDMLGNWSAIGKAEEVISVFDGLKAAFSKAKVTYIEGYDLETNELKPLPDLSGYDVLIVSVGERAIDSGEAKSKVDISVNANQQLMVKQIKEKAGKPVVTLVMGGRPLIFSDMEPYTDAILVTWWLGTEAGNSIADVLTGSYNPSGKLPMTFPRHVGQCPIYYNHKSTGRAWTPNNPWVSGYMDESVKPAYAFGYGLSYTTFEIAAPVISKKEYRSGESVVVTTFVKNTGKYTGKETVQLYLQDVASSVTRPVLELCGIRQIELLPGETRKIEFTLSEQELGFFNADRQFVTEPGSFKLFVGNSSDNLKVTEFELIEK, via the coding sequence ATGAAAAAGAATAGTCTTTTGTGTGCAATAATTCTAGGGATTATGGCAACTTCCTTGTCTGCTCAGACAAGGAAGAAGGATTATACCCATCAAGTAGATTCTGTACTGAATCTTATGACTTTGGAAGAAAAAGTCGGGCAAATGATTCAGTATTCCAATAATAAGCTTCTGACCGGACCTTCTCTTGACAGTCGTAATCATACGGAAGAAATCAAACGTGGTGAGGTAGGTTCTATTTTTAATATATTGACTGTAGAGCGTGCAAGGCAATATCAGGATTTGGCTATGCAGTCCCGTTTGAGGATTCCGTTGATTTTTGGTTTGGATGTTGTACATGGGATGAGGACTATTTTCCCGATACCGATGGCTGAAGCTGCCAGTTTTAATCTGGAATTGATAAAAAAAACAGCCAGTGTGGCGGCGGCGGAGACTTCTGCCCATGGGATTCACTGGACGTTTGCTCCCATGGTTGATATCTCCAGGGATGCCCGTTGGGGGCGTTCGATGGAAGGAGCCGGTGAAGACCCTTGGTATGGTAGTCAGGTGGCAAAGGCTCGTGTAGAAGGTTTTCAGGGTACCAATTATAATGATAGAAACACTGTGCTTGCTTGTGCGAAGCATTTTGCTGCTTATGGAGCGGCGGTAGCAGGTAAAGATTATGCCGAAGCTGATATCTCGGAACATACACTTCAACAAGTATATTTACCACCATTCCGGGCTGCAGTAGAAGCCGGAGTGGGCACTTTTATGAATGCTTTTAATGAGATAAACGGTATTCCTGCAACGGCCCATAAGCCTCTTTTAAGGGATGTTTTGAAGGGAGAATGGGGATTCACAGGCTTTGTAGTCAGTGACTGGGGTTCTGTTAGTGAGATTGCCAAACACCGGATGGCAAAAGACAATAAAGATGCAGGACGTCTGGCTGCTATTGCAGGTTGTGACATGGATATGCATTCTATGACTTATGCCAGGCATCTGGTAGATTTAGTGAAAGAGGGCGCTGTAGACATTACTTTGATTGATGATGCTGTAAAACGTATCTTAACGGTAAAATTCGAATTGGGCTTGTTTGATGACCCTTATCGTTATAATTATCGTGAGAAGGAAATCGGAGACAAGAAAGTGAATGCGGTTCACAGGAAAGTAGCCCGTGAAGCTGGAGCCGGTTCAATCGTCCTGCTGAAAAATCAGAATGTTCTGCCTATTGCGTCAACCGTACGTAATATAGCTTTAATCGGTCCCTTGAATAAGGCTAATAAGGATATGCTGGGGAATTGGTCTGCCATTGGCAAGGCAGAAGAGGTGATTTCTGTTTTTGATGGTTTGAAAGCTGCTTTTTCCAAGGCTAAGGTTACCTATATAGAAGGTTATGATTTGGAAACGAATGAATTGAAACCATTACCGGATCTTTCTGGTTATGATGTGCTTATTGTATCGGTAGGAGAGCGTGCCATAGATTCCGGAGAAGCGAAATCGAAAGTTGATATTAGTGTCAATGCCAATCAGCAGTTGATGGTGAAACAAATAAAGGAAAAGGCCGGGAAACCTGTTGTAACTTTGGTTATGGGTGGCCGTCCGTTGATTTTCTCCGATATGGAACCTTATACCGATGCCATTCTTGTGACTTGGTGGTTAGGTACGGAAGCTGGTAATTCTATAGCAGATGTGCTTACTGGTAGCTATAATCCGTCTGGTAAATTGCCAATGACATTTCCCCGTCATGTAGGTCAGTGTCCGATATATTACAATCATAAAAGTACAGGTCGTGCTTGGACACCAAACAATCCGTGGGTAAGCGGTTATATGGATGAGAGTGTGAAACCTGCCTATGCATTCGGATATGGTTTGAGCTATACAACTTTTGAAATTGCTGCTCCTGTGATATCAAAAAAAGAATATAGGTCAGGAGAGTCAGTGGTCGTGACTACTTTTGTTAAGAATACGGGAAAGTATACGGGCAAAGAAACCGTCCAGCTTTATTTGCAGGACGTTGCCAGTTCCGTGACCCGTCCGGTTCTTGAATTGTGTGGAATCCGGCAAATAGAATTGTTACCCGGAGAAACCCGGAAGATTGAATTTACTCTGTCAGAACAGGAACTGGGGTTCTTTAATGCAGATAGACAGTTCGTAACAGAGCCGGGTAGCTTTAAACTTTTTGTCGGGAACAGTTCGGATAATTTGAAAGTTACAGAATTTGAACTTATAGAGAAATAA
- a CDS encoding sialate O-acetylesterase, producing the protein MKHLLFIFLFVSLSVQAKVTLPAIYSDGMVLQRNQPIHIWGQADPKEKIQILFAEQKQTVKADSKGYWEVNLKALETGGPYQLQIIGKENPISIKDILIGDVWLCSGQSNMQWVVNNVTNAEVEKKNANYPQIRTLNIPRRMELSPKDTISATWLVCSPENVGRFSGVAYFFAKKVYEETNIPIGIINSSWGGTIVETWTSLEAANTLPQKRLDRYNKNEKLFPPTEYLTRKNKEAKRNDYPSLVYNAMIHPLLSFSIKGVLWYQGENNVGNAEPYTDWLTCMIGDWRNRWNSELPFYIIQLPNFDSINKKPLWAEMRDAQSKVLAVPGTHLIVTSDLGDPYDLHPRNKQEVGMRAALQALHYEYGYSDIVSESPMFERMEINGDKVIITFKNTGSGLEIRSRYGCLQGFAIAGEDKKFHWALGELKDNRIVIWSPKVPNPVAVRYNWENNPDGNLYNKDGLPACLFRTDNW; encoded by the coding sequence ATGAAACATTTATTATTTATTTTTCTATTTGTTTCTTTAAGCGTACAAGCTAAAGTTACATTACCAGCCATCTATTCTGATGGAATGGTACTACAAAGGAACCAACCTATTCATATATGGGGGCAGGCTGATCCAAAGGAGAAAATACAAATCTTATTCGCAGAGCAAAAACAAACAGTAAAAGCCGACAGCAAGGGATACTGGGAAGTGAATCTGAAAGCTCTGGAAACTGGCGGCCCCTACCAACTACAAATCATCGGAAAAGAAAACCCAATAAGCATCAAGGATATTCTTATCGGAGATGTATGGTTATGTAGCGGACAATCTAACATGCAATGGGTAGTAAATAACGTCACTAATGCGGAAGTGGAGAAAAAGAATGCCAATTATCCGCAAATCCGAACTTTAAACATACCTCGCCGCATGGAATTATCCCCTAAAGATACAATCAGCGCAACATGGCTCGTATGTTCACCTGAAAACGTAGGCCGTTTCTCCGGAGTTGCTTATTTCTTTGCTAAAAAGGTTTATGAGGAAACAAACATACCTATTGGTATTATAAATTCATCATGGGGCGGTACAATCGTGGAAACCTGGACAAGTCTGGAAGCTGCCAATACACTGCCACAAAAACGACTCGATCGATATAACAAAAATGAGAAACTATTCCCCCCTACAGAATACCTTACACGAAAAAATAAGGAAGCAAAGCGTAATGATTATCCATCATTGGTATACAATGCAATGATCCATCCGCTGCTATCCTTCTCCATTAAGGGAGTTCTCTGGTATCAGGGAGAAAATAATGTAGGAAATGCAGAACCTTATACCGATTGGCTCACATGTATGATTGGAGATTGGCGTAACCGCTGGAATTCAGAATTACCGTTTTATATCATCCAGCTTCCCAACTTCGATTCTATCAACAAGAAACCACTTTGGGCGGAAATGCGAGATGCTCAAAGTAAAGTTCTGGCAGTTCCTGGAACCCATCTCATCGTAACCAGTGACTTGGGAGACCCCTATGACCTTCATCCCCGCAACAAACAAGAGGTAGGTATGAGAGCAGCATTACAAGCGTTACATTACGAGTACGGGTATTCAGATATTGTCAGTGAAAGCCCCATGTTTGAACGCATGGAAATCAATGGTGACAAAGTCATAATTACATTCAAAAATACAGGTTCCGGTTTAGAAATACGTAGCCGATATGGATGTCTGCAAGGTTTTGCCATCGCAGGAGAAGACAAAAAATTCCACTGGGCGCTGGGAGAACTCAAAGATAACCGAATTGTTATTTGGAGTCCGAAAGTCCCTAATCCTGTTGCCGTACGCTATAACTGGGAAAATAATCCGGACGGAAATCTTTATAATAAGGACGGCTTACCGGCTTGCCTGTTCCGTACAGATAATTGGTAA
- a CDS encoding glycoside hydrolase family 2 protein produces MKEKFLGWILFLITICNGQYVGAQELLTNVYGRQYTFLNGKWNAIIDPYQQGRRTSIYKNRPLRNKADFKEYEFEGGLRLNVPSDWNSQLPELKYYEGTVWYARKFEVSKNQDENLFLYFGAVSYRCRVYLNGKEIGSHEGGFTPFQFNITDLVKAGENFLAVEVNNTRTVDAIPALSFDWWNYGGITRDVMLVRTPKVYISNYFIQLDKYKPDYIHATLQLSEQQAGQKVRIEIPELKIASEVQTDGQGMAKISFRAKKLERWSPQKPKLYQVTVSTATDHVKENIGFRNLSVKGTKIYLNDTPVFMKGISFHEEIAQRQGRAFSEQDAVALLSEAKELGANLVRLAHYPQNEYIVRLAEKMGIMLWEEIPIWQGIDFKNAETRMKAQKMYTEMVMRDRNRCALTFWGVANETAPSEARNAFLKSLVEHCHEMDTTRLITAAFDLPKLNPETKAFEMNDSFIEELDVVSINKYMGWYHAWPSDPSEVRWNVALGKPLIFSEFGGEALYGQSGDSTLTSSWSEEYQEKLFRDNLEMFSRVENLAGISPWILFDFRSPYRFHPTNQEGWNRKGLISDQGFRKKAWYVMKEFYNNK; encoded by the coding sequence ATGAAGGAGAAATTTTTAGGTTGGATTTTATTTCTGATAACGATCTGTAATGGCCAGTACGTTGGTGCTCAGGAGTTACTGACGAATGTATATGGTAGACAATACACTTTTTTGAATGGGAAGTGGAATGCTATTATTGATCCTTATCAGCAAGGTCGGCGAACCTCTATCTATAAGAACAGACCTTTAAGAAATAAGGCTGATTTTAAAGAGTATGAGTTCGAAGGAGGGCTACGTTTGAATGTGCCTTCCGACTGGAATTCGCAGCTTCCAGAACTTAAATATTATGAAGGTACGGTGTGGTATGCCCGTAAATTTGAGGTGAGTAAAAATCAGGATGAGAACCTGTTTCTCTACTTTGGAGCTGTGAGTTACCGTTGCCGGGTCTATCTGAATGGAAAAGAGATAGGTAGTCATGAAGGTGGATTTACGCCGTTTCAGTTCAATATCACTGATTTGGTAAAAGCAGGAGAAAACTTTCTGGCTGTGGAAGTGAATAATACTCGGACGGTAGATGCAATTCCTGCGCTGTCATTTGACTGGTGGAATTATGGCGGCATAACGCGTGATGTGATGTTAGTACGTACTCCTAAAGTATATATCAGCAATTACTTTATACAACTGGATAAATACAAGCCAGATTATATTCATGCAACCTTACAACTGTCAGAGCAGCAAGCGGGCCAGAAAGTGAGAATTGAAATTCCTGAACTGAAAATCGCATCTGAAGTGCAGACTGACGGACAAGGAATGGCGAAAATATCTTTCCGTGCTAAGAAACTGGAACGTTGGTCGCCCCAAAAACCTAAACTTTACCAAGTCACTGTTTCCACTGCAACGGACCATGTGAAAGAGAATATAGGTTTTCGTAATCTTAGTGTGAAAGGGACGAAGATTTATTTGAATGACACTCCGGTCTTTATGAAAGGAATCAGTTTTCATGAAGAGATAGCGCAACGCCAGGGAAGAGCATTTTCAGAGCAGGATGCTGTAGCATTACTTTCTGAAGCAAAGGAGTTGGGTGCTAATTTAGTGCGTCTAGCGCATTATCCACAAAATGAATATATCGTTCGTCTAGCTGAAAAGATGGGTATTATGTTGTGGGAAGAAATTCCTATTTGGCAAGGAATTGATTTTAAAAATGCCGAGACGCGTATGAAGGCGCAAAAAATGTATACGGAAATGGTTATGCGTGACAGGAACAGGTGTGCCTTGACCTTCTGGGGAGTTGCCAATGAAACAGCTCCTTCCGAAGCCCGCAATGCCTTTCTGAAGAGTCTTGTCGAACACTGTCACGAGATGGATACTACTCGTCTGATAACAGCAGCTTTCGATTTGCCGAAGCTGAATCCTGAAACGAAGGCTTTTGAAATGAATGATTCTTTTATCGAAGAGTTGGATGTGGTGTCGATTAATAAATATATGGGGTGGTACCATGCCTGGCCGTCAGATCCTTCGGAAGTACGTTGGAATGTGGCTCTCGGTAAACCGTTGATTTTCTCTGAATTTGGTGGTGAAGCCCTTTACGGGCAATCGGGAGATTCTACTTTAACAAGTTCATGGAGCGAAGAATATCAGGAAAAGCTGTTCAGAGATAATTTGGAGATGTTCAGCCGTGTGGAAAATCTGGCTGGTATTTCTCCTTGGATACTATTTGATTTCCGTTCTCCGTATCGTTTTCATCCTACGAATCAGGAAGGTTGGAACCGGAAAGGGCTTATTTCTGATCAGGGATTCAGGAAAAAGGCTTGGTATGTGATGAAAGAATTCTATAATAATAAGTGA